The following DNA comes from Deltaproteobacteria bacterium.
ATCTATCTTGTGTATGGTTTCCATCTTTACTTTCGGGATAGCAACTAACTCTCATGCGGTAAGATTTCTCTCCTTCGGGACAGGGAGCCCTGCTGGCACCTATTACTTTTTAGGGGCGGGTTTTGCGGCGATAATCAATAAATATGTCCCGGGGGTAAGGGTTACGGCCGAATCAACAGCAGCATCAACAGAGAACGGCCGTTTGATAATCCGGGGAAAGATGGATATGGGCTTGGCCTGCATGGGGACCTTAGATGGCCTCAAAAAACAAGGCATGGATGTGGACAAAGTACGCCTCGTTGCCGTTGGTCACACCAGCGATGTCCACTGGATTGTGCGTAAAGGTTCACCCCTCAAATCCATCAACGATTTTAAGGGTAAGGTCATTGGCGTAGGACCGGCGGGAAGTGCTACATTGAACATCTATTCCAAAAAGCACTTAAAGGCGGGTTGGGGACTTACCTTCGACGATTTTAAACCTAAGTATCTGGCCTTTCATGAGATCACCACCGGGATTCGGGATAACACGATAGATGCAGGGATCATTGCAGCCGGCTATCCCATAGCAGCTGTTATGGAGTTGGCCCGTGATATCCCTATTCGTCTCCTAGAGACAGAACCAGAGGCCTTAAAGAAGATGCAGGCCAAGTTCCCAAATGTGGTCCCTTTCATCATACCTGCAGGTACATATAAAGGCATTGATAAGGATGTCCATACCTATACCCTGCCCCAGATGTGGATCTGCAGGACGGACCTTCCTGAGGATCTGGTCTACAAAATCATAAAGGCGGTCTATGATCACTCAGAAGAGCGCAATGCTATCCATCCCATGGCCAAAAAGTATACAATAGAAAATGCCTTCAGAGGGACCA
Coding sequences within:
- a CDS encoding TAXI family TRAP transporter solute-binding subunit, translated to MKKITIIISILCMVSIFTFGIATNSHAVRFLSFGTGSPAGTYYFLGAGFAAIINKYVPGVRVTAESTAASTENGRLIIRGKMDMGLACMGTLDGLKKQGMDVDKVRLVAVGHTSDVHWIVRKGSPLKSINDFKGKVIGVGPAGSATLNIYSKKHLKAGWGLTFDDFKPKYLAFHEITTGIRDNTIDAGIIAAGYPIAAVMELARDIPIRLLETEPEALKKMQAKFPNVVPFIIPAGTYKGIDKDVHTYTLPQMWICRTDLPEDLVYKIIKAVYDHSEERNAIHPMAKKYTIENAFRGTKSVPVGFHPGAIKYYKEKGIWDKRAKYQ